Proteins encoded by one window of Xanthomonas sp. DAR 80977:
- a CDS encoding trypsin-like peptidase domain-containing protein, translated as MPTIAQPSVQSLLIQMQFNGQPLSTGTAFVVQAANGPYLVTNRHNVTGRHQDTGAPLSNTGGIPNEIAVVHNRNGHLGQWVPRVEPLYADDTPRWREHPVLGAKADFVALPLTQLDDVVLYPYDTANVGPAISVGPADTVSVIGFPFGITAGGAFGVWATGFMASEADIDFNDLPVLLIDCRSRQGQSGSPVIAYRSAGGVPMADGSQAMFGGPVWKFIGIYSGRINAESDLGIVWKASALNELVQSL; from the coding sequence ATGCCAACCATCGCACAACCCTCCGTCCAGTCGCTTCTCATACAGATGCAGTTCAATGGACAGCCACTGTCCACCGGAACTGCCTTTGTCGTTCAAGCTGCGAATGGTCCTTATCTTGTAACTAATCGGCACAACGTCACTGGCAGGCACCAGGACACTGGTGCGCCGCTTTCCAATACTGGCGGCATACCCAATGAGATTGCGGTTGTCCACAATCGCAACGGTCATCTAGGCCAGTGGGTGCCAAGAGTTGAGCCTCTTTATGCCGATGACACTCCCAGGTGGCGTGAACACCCCGTACTTGGCGCAAAGGCTGATTTCGTCGCCCTCCCTTTGACTCAGCTCGATGATGTCGTTCTTTACCCTTACGACACCGCAAACGTTGGTCCAGCCATATCAGTCGGTCCGGCCGATACAGTGAGTGTCATTGGTTTCCCGTTCGGCATTACCGCCGGTGGTGCCTTCGGTGTATGGGCCACGGGATTCATGGCATCGGAGGCAGACATTGACTTCAATGATCTGCCCGTATTGCTAATTGATTGCCGTAGTCGTCAAGGCCAGTCTGGCTCACCGGTCATTGCATATCGGAGTGCAGGTGGCGTACCCATGGCTGACGGGAGCCAAGCAATGTTTGGCGGCCCCGTCTGGAAGTTCATTGGCATATACAGCGGCCGCATAAATGCGGAGTCGGATTTGGGCATTGTATGGAAAGCATCAGCGCTTAATGAGCTGGTGCAGTCCCTATGA
- a CDS encoding integron integrase, producing the protein MSYTRDDAGVTTCLAPKLLDQVRGRLRLRHYSLRTEQTYVGWIRRFILANGKQHPVRMGQAEVEAFLTNLATRGQVSAGTQNQALAALLFLYRDVLSVELPWMENLVRAKRPRRIPVVLSAEEVARLLVALEGPCWMMAGLLYGSGMRLLECLRLRIKDMDPGRGEIVVRDGKGGKDRRVPLPTRLREALLRQRDRALLLHAADLAEGAGRAYLPHALARKYPNAEVESGWQYLFPAAHRSVDPRSGRVGRHHVSEEVLQRAVRAARRRAGIVKPATCHTLRHSFATHLLEAGHDIRTVQELLGHKDVATRQIYTHVLGRGASAVRSPLDGLGVGGERR; encoded by the coding sequence ATGAGTTACACCCGTGACGATGCAGGCGTAACGACGTGCCTGGCGCCCAAGCTGCTGGATCAGGTCCGTGGTCGGCTGCGGCTTCGCCACTACAGCCTGCGCACCGAGCAGACGTATGTCGGCTGGATACGGCGCTTCATCCTGGCCAACGGCAAGCAGCATCCAGTGCGGATGGGGCAGGCCGAGGTCGAAGCGTTCCTGACCAATCTGGCGACCCGGGGGCAGGTCTCGGCCGGAACGCAGAATCAGGCGCTGGCGGCGCTGCTGTTTCTCTATCGCGACGTTCTGAGCGTGGAGTTGCCCTGGATGGAGAATCTGGTGCGCGCCAAGCGGCCGCGGCGAATTCCGGTGGTGCTCTCGGCCGAGGAGGTCGCGCGCTTGTTGGTCGCGCTGGAGGGGCCTTGCTGGATGATGGCCGGGCTGCTTTACGGCAGCGGCATGCGGCTGCTGGAATGCCTGCGGTTGCGGATCAAGGATATGGATCCGGGGCGCGGTGAGATCGTGGTGCGTGACGGCAAGGGCGGCAAGGATCGACGTGTGCCGTTGCCAACGCGCCTGCGCGAGGCGCTGCTGCGGCAACGCGACAGGGCGCTGCTGCTGCACGCGGCGGATCTGGCCGAAGGTGCGGGGCGGGCGTATCTGCCGCACGCGCTGGCACGCAAGTACCCCAATGCCGAGGTCGAGTCGGGCTGGCAATACCTGTTCCCGGCCGCGCATCGGTCGGTGGATCCACGCAGTGGTCGGGTCGGCCGGCATCACGTGTCCGAGGAAGTCCTGCAGCGCGCAGTGCGGGCGGCACGGCGCCGGGCTGGCATCGTCAAGCCTGCGACCTGTCACACGCTGCGCCATTCCTTCGCCACCCACCTGCTGGAGGCCGGCCACGATATCCGCACCGTGCAGGAGCTGCTGGGCCACAAGGATGTGGCCACCAGGCAGATCTATACGCATGTGCTGGGGCGGGGGGCGTCTGCGGTGCGCAGTCCGTTGGATGGGCTGGGCGTCGGCGGCGAGCGACGCTAG
- the ilvD gene encoding dihydroxy-acid dehydratase has translation MPDYRSKTSTHGRNMAGARALWRATGMQDADFHKPIIAIANSFTQFVPGHVHLKDLGQLVAREIERVGGVAKEFDTIAVDDGIAMGHDGMLYSLPSREIIADSVEYMVNAHCADALVCISNCDKITPGMLMAALRLNIPTVFVSGGPMEAGKTKLAEHNLDLIDAMVIAADPTVSDEKVAAFERSACPTCGSCSGMFTANSMNCLTEALGLALPGNGTVVATHADREQLFLKAGRTAVELCHRWYGAEDPTALPRGIATFAAFENAMTLDIAMGGSTNTILHLLAAAQEGEVPFTLRDIDRLSRHVPQLCKVAPNIQKYHIEDVHRAGGIVAILGELARGGLLHTDQATVHGRTLADAIAQWDITQTDDEAVHTFYKAGPAGIPTQIAFSQATRWPTLDADREAGCIRDVAHAYSQEGGLAVLYGNIALDGCVVKTAGVDESIHVFEGNAKVFESQDSAVKGILADEVKAGDVVVIRYEGPKGGPGMQEMLYPTSYLKSKGLGKQCALLTDGRFSGGTSGLSIGHASPEAAAGGAIGLVRDGDRILIDIPNRSINLLVDDAELAARRAAQDAQGWKPVEVRPRKVTTALKAYALLATSADKGAVRDKAMLDG, from the coding sequence ATGCCCGACTATCGCTCCAAGACCTCCACCCACGGCCGCAACATGGCCGGCGCGCGCGCGCTGTGGCGCGCCACCGGCATGCAGGACGCCGACTTCCACAAGCCGATCATCGCCATCGCCAACTCCTTCACCCAGTTCGTGCCCGGCCACGTGCACCTGAAGGACCTCGGCCAGCTGGTGGCGCGCGAGATCGAGCGGGTCGGCGGCGTGGCCAAGGAATTCGACACCATCGCCGTAGACGACGGCATCGCCATGGGCCACGACGGCATGCTGTACTCGCTGCCCAGCCGCGAGATCATCGCCGACTCGGTGGAGTACATGGTCAACGCGCACTGCGCCGACGCGCTGGTGTGCATCTCCAACTGCGACAAGATCACCCCCGGCATGCTGATGGCCGCATTGCGCCTCAACATCCCGACCGTGTTCGTGTCCGGCGGGCCGATGGAAGCGGGCAAGACCAAGCTCGCCGAGCACAACCTGGACCTGATCGACGCGATGGTGATCGCCGCCGACCCGACCGTCTCCGACGAAAAGGTCGCCGCGTTCGAACGCAGCGCCTGCCCCACCTGCGGCTCGTGCTCGGGCATGTTCACCGCCAACTCGATGAACTGCCTGACCGAGGCGCTGGGCCTGGCCCTGCCCGGCAACGGCACCGTGGTCGCCACCCACGCCGACCGCGAGCAACTGTTCCTCAAGGCCGGGCGTACCGCGGTGGAACTGTGCCACCGCTGGTACGGCGCCGAAGATCCGACCGCGCTGCCGCGCGGCATCGCCACCTTCGCAGCGTTCGAGAACGCGATGACCCTGGACATCGCGATGGGCGGCTCCACCAACACCATCCTGCACCTGCTCGCCGCCGCGCAGGAAGGCGAAGTGCCGTTCACCCTGCGCGACATCGACCGCCTGTCGCGGCATGTGCCGCAGCTGTGCAAGGTCGCGCCGAACATCCAGAAGTACCACATCGAGGACGTGCACCGTGCCGGCGGCATCGTCGCCATCCTCGGCGAACTGGCGCGCGGCGGCCTGCTGCACACCGACCAGGCCACCGTGCACGGCCGCACCCTCGCCGACGCCATCGCGCAATGGGACATCACCCAGACCGACGACGAGGCCGTGCACACGTTCTACAAGGCCGGCCCGGCCGGCATCCCGACCCAGATCGCCTTCAGCCAGGCCACGCGCTGGCCGACGCTGGACGCCGACCGCGAAGCCGGCTGCATCCGCGACGTCGCCCACGCCTACTCGCAGGAAGGCGGACTGGCGGTGCTGTACGGCAACATCGCCCTCGATGGCTGCGTGGTCAAGACCGCCGGCGTGGACGAATCGATCCACGTGTTCGAAGGCAACGCCAAGGTGTTCGAGAGCCAGGATTCGGCGGTCAAGGGCATCCTCGCCGACGAAGTGAAGGCCGGCGACGTGGTGGTGATCCGCTACGAAGGCCCCAAGGGCGGCCCCGGCATGCAGGAGATGCTGTACCCCACCTCGTACCTGAAGTCCAAGGGCCTGGGCAAGCAATGCGCGCTGCTCACCGACGGCCGCTTCTCCGGCGGCACCTCCGGCCTGTCGATCGGCCACGCTTCCCCGGAAGCGGCGGCCGGCGGCGCCATCGGCCTGGTCCGCGACGGCGACCGGATCCTGATCGACATCCCCAATCGCAGCATCAACCTGCTGGTCGACGACGCCGAACTGGCCGCCCGCCGCGCCGCGCAGGACGCGCAAGGCTGGAAGCCGGTCGAAGTACGCCCACGCAAGGTGACCACCGCGCTGAAGGCGTACGCACTGCTGGCGACCAGCGCGGACAAGGGCGCGGTGCGCGACAAGGCGATGTTGGACGGTTGA
- a CDS encoding DUF1190 domain-containing protein produces MKRSKKAALLLMGTAPLLFTACEREAKTQEGLYTSVEACAAQTHDITTCREAFKQAQQRSADQGPKYVSREQCAQEYSAERCVEQRDSQGHSFIGPLMTGFFLSQMLNGNRMAGFNAAPAYQDRQSQWQRPATGAGAGAATGLRGNQTMTHIGATPNRAVTVSRGGFGSSSGARGSVGG; encoded by the coding sequence ATGAAGCGATCCAAGAAGGCTGCGCTGTTGCTGATGGGCACCGCGCCGCTGCTGTTCACCGCCTGCGAGCGCGAGGCCAAGACCCAGGAAGGGCTGTACACCTCGGTGGAAGCCTGCGCGGCGCAGACCCACGACATCACCACCTGCCGCGAGGCGTTCAAGCAGGCGCAGCAGCGGTCGGCCGACCAGGGGCCCAAGTACGTCAGCCGCGAACAGTGCGCGCAGGAGTATTCCGCCGAGCGCTGCGTGGAGCAGCGCGACAGCCAGGGGCATTCGTTCATCGGCCCGCTGATGACCGGGTTCTTCCTGTCGCAGATGCTCAACGGCAACCGCATGGCCGGCTTCAACGCCGCGCCCGCCTACCAGGACCGGCAGAGCCAGTGGCAGCGTCCGGCCACCGGTGCCGGCGCGGGCGCGGCGACGGGCCTGCGCGGCAACCAGACCATGACCCACATCGGCGCCACGCCCAACCGCGCGGTCACCGTCAGCCGCGGCGGCTTCGGCAGCTCCAGCGGCGCGCGCGGCAGCGTCGGCGGCTGA
- a CDS encoding glutathionylspermidine synthase family protein — MQRIAIVERGDWRAQAAECGFRFHTIGGERYWDERAYYAFSLRQIERDLEDPSAELHQMAMGLVGEIVASEALMQRLAIPPAFRDWIAESWRRRDPHLYGRLDLAYDGNGPAKLYELNYDTPTSLFESAFFQWQWLEDQRAQGRLAQDADQFNSIHETLVERFAELAAQLPPPLYFAAVRESEEDQGTVAYLRDCAAQAGLYGEAIAIEDIGLSEDGRYTDLDDGVIGALFKLYPLEDLFAERFGQALPGSGLRLLEPPWKAVLSNKGILPLLWERHRGHPNLLPAAFDDGAALPPGWVRKPLHSREGANIALHLADGRMLQSDGPYQGPCILQQAHPLPAFDGRYPMVGSWIVGDAACGIGIREDDGPITRDSARFVPHAIVEAGRPGVLYA; from the coding sequence ATGCAACGCATCGCGATCGTCGAACGCGGCGACTGGCGCGCGCAGGCCGCCGAGTGCGGCTTCCGCTTCCACACCATCGGCGGCGAACGCTATTGGGACGAACGCGCCTATTACGCGTTCAGCCTGCGCCAGATCGAGCGCGACCTGGAGGATCCCAGCGCCGAGCTGCACCAGATGGCGATGGGGTTGGTCGGGGAGATCGTCGCCAGCGAGGCGTTGATGCAGCGGCTGGCGATTCCGCCGGCGTTCCGCGACTGGATCGCCGAGAGTTGGCGCCGCCGCGATCCGCATCTGTACGGGCGGCTGGACCTGGCCTACGACGGCAACGGCCCGGCCAAGCTGTACGAGCTGAACTACGACACGCCGACCTCGCTGTTCGAGTCGGCGTTCTTCCAATGGCAGTGGCTGGAAGACCAGCGTGCGCAGGGCCGCCTGGCGCAGGATGCCGACCAGTTCAACTCGATCCACGAGACGCTGGTGGAGCGCTTCGCCGAGCTGGCGGCGCAGCTGCCGCCGCCGCTGTATTTCGCCGCGGTGCGCGAGTCGGAAGAGGACCAGGGCACGGTCGCCTACCTGCGCGACTGCGCGGCGCAGGCCGGGCTGTACGGCGAGGCGATCGCGATCGAGGACATCGGCCTGTCCGAGGACGGCCGCTACACCGACCTGGACGACGGGGTGATCGGCGCGCTGTTCAAGCTGTATCCGCTGGAAGACCTGTTCGCCGAGCGCTTCGGCCAGGCCTTGCCGGGCTCGGGCCTGCGCCTGCTGGAGCCGCCGTGGAAGGCGGTGCTGAGCAACAAGGGCATCCTGCCGCTGCTGTGGGAGCGCCACCGCGGCCATCCCAACCTGTTGCCGGCCGCGTTCGACGACGGCGCCGCCCTGCCGCCGGGCTGGGTGCGCAAGCCGCTGCATTCGCGCGAAGGCGCCAACATCGCGCTGCACCTGGCCGACGGCCGCATGCTGCAGAGCGACGGTCCCTACCAGGGGCCATGCATCCTGCAGCAGGCGCATCCGCTGCCGGCGTTCGACGGCCGCTATCCGATGGTCGGCAGCTGGATCGTCGGCGATGCCGCGTGCGGCATCGGCATCCGCGAGGACGACGGCCCGATCACCCGCGACAGCGCGCGCTTCGTGCCGCATGCGATCGTCGAGGCGGGGCGGCCGGGCGTGCTGTATGCCTGA
- a CDS encoding PstS family phosphate ABC transporter substrate-binding protein: MLNLHFPRISAIAVAIATLSTGSAMAAENLYGGGATFPAQPYVGNTYTGVTPNARLSTNAGNTAGSGFTTATLGTGSVFLTYSNGSTNKVSYCQTGSGFGKNTVAGSTAANQACQDFSVSPLGLSGAAAAPDFIGTDAPYSTADYNAFLSGGNAASRVGIVQVPTLAGAIALPQSTPTTSFNLSAAQVCQIYSGLVSDWSSVSGSGTTGPIKIVYRTDGSGTTFAFTSYLARTCNGTSNVPSGFVFSPNQTFNSALPGGTSGVYGSRAIGASGNNGVVTSVRVTNSNALGYADVGEVLLQSARYVTVAGFDPKNFGKDSSGNPAPVTLAASALLSGRVLDGATVNTVPGSGTTAVKNCVRLVNPTTAITNAYPIAAITYLAGFTSGNGSAAHIQAVKDLFNIFYNTSTRPALPDGFAYLGGVTASAQNTVNTCVQ, translated from the coding sequence GTGCTCAATCTTCATTTCCCCCGTATCAGCGCGATCGCCGTTGCGATCGCGACCCTGTCCACCGGTTCGGCCATGGCGGCCGAGAACCTGTACGGCGGCGGCGCCACCTTCCCGGCGCAGCCGTATGTCGGCAACACCTACACCGGCGTGACCCCGAACGCGCGCCTGTCGACCAATGCCGGCAACACCGCGGGCAGCGGCTTCACCACCGCGACCCTGGGCACCGGCTCGGTGTTCCTGACCTACAGCAACGGCAGCACCAACAAGGTGTCGTATTGCCAGACCGGCAGCGGCTTCGGCAAGAACACCGTGGCCGGCAGCACCGCCGCCAACCAGGCCTGCCAGGACTTCAGCGTCTCGCCGCTGGGCCTGAGCGGCGCCGCTGCCGCTCCGGACTTCATCGGCACCGACGCGCCGTACAGCACCGCCGACTACAACGCGTTCCTGAGTGGCGGCAACGCCGCCAGCCGCGTCGGCATCGTCCAGGTCCCGACCCTGGCCGGCGCGATCGCGCTGCCGCAGAGCACCCCGACCACCAGCTTCAACCTGAGCGCCGCCCAGGTCTGCCAGATCTACTCGGGCCTGGTCAGCGACTGGAGCAGCGTGTCCGGCAGCGGCACCACCGGTCCGATCAAGATCGTCTACCGCACCGACGGCAGCGGCACCACCTTCGCCTTCACCAGCTACCTGGCGCGCACCTGCAACGGCACCAGCAACGTGCCGTCGGGCTTCGTGTTCAGCCCGAACCAGACCTTCAACTCGGCCCTGCCGGGCGGCACCAGCGGCGTGTACGGCTCGCGCGCGATCGGCGCCAGCGGCAACAACGGCGTGGTGACCTCGGTGCGCGTCACCAACAGCAACGCGCTGGGCTATGCCGACGTCGGCGAAGTGCTGCTGCAGTCGGCCCGCTACGTGACCGTGGCCGGCTTCGATCCGAAGAACTTCGGCAAGGATTCCAGCGGCAATCCGGCGCCGGTGACCCTGGCGGCGTCGGCGCTGCTGAGCGGCCGCGTGCTCGACGGCGCGACCGTCAACACCGTGCCGGGCAGCGGCACCACGGCGGTGAAGAACTGCGTGCGCCTGGTGAACCCGACCACCGCCATCACCAACGCCTACCCGATCGCGGCGATCACCTACCTGGCCGGCTTCACCAGCGGCAACGGCAGCGCCGCGCACATCCAGGCGGTCAAGGATCTGTTCAACATCTTCTACAACACCAGCACCCGCCCGGCGCTGCCGGATGGCTTCGCCTACCTGGGCGGCGTCACCGCCTCGGCGCAGAACACGGTCAACACCTGCGTGCAGTAA